From the genome of Lotus japonicus ecotype B-129 chromosome 6, LjGifu_v1.2, one region includes:
- the LOC130723486 gene encoding U-box domain-containing protein 21-like: protein MVLSWTRRNVLRRVRKGKQNQVPDLPVEEIVIPNHFRCPVSLDLMKDPVTLPTGITYDRTSIEKWIEAGNKKCPVTNQILTTFDLIPNHSLRRMIQDWCVKNSSYGIERIPTPRAPLNPFEVSEVCSRLLSASQRGDGIRCVEFVGKIKGWGREGERNRKCVIENGAGVVLATVFDSFARVSVQNHVGVLEEILEVLTWMIPFGEEGRLKLSSEASVNCMVWFLGGQDLGARKNAARLLKEVPAEILVETEGIADGLIEIIKDSIGSNSTKACLATIFNLVSHKEGIAVAERFVELGLVSLLLEIIVDCADKGTCEKALGVLDCICDCKEGKDIAKRNALTLPLVIKVLRVSHLASSFAVSVLRKICDKREEAILIEALQVGAFQKLLVMLQVGCDETTKENATELLKLLNGYKGRAECIDSSLELKYLNKH, encoded by the coding sequence ATGGTTCTATCTTGGACAAGAAGAAACGTTCTCCGCCGTGTCCGCAAGGGGAAACAAAACCAAGTTCCCGATTTGCCGGTGGAGGAGATCGTGATCCCCAACCATTTCCGGTGTCCGGTGAGCCTCGACCTGATGAAGGACCCTGTAACCTTACCAACCGGCATCACCTACGACAGAACCAGCATCGAGAAATGGATCGAAGCAGGGAACAAGAAATGCCCTGTCACAAACCAGATTCTAACAACCTTCGACTTGATCCCAAACCATTCCTTAAGGAGAATGATTCAGGATTGGTGCGTGAAGAACAGCTCGTACGGAATCGAAAGAATCCCCACTCCTCGTGCCCCGTTGAATCCCTTCGAGGTTTCCGAGGTTTGTTCGAGGTTGCTGTCGGCTTCTCAGCGCGGAGATGGGATCAGGTGTGTGGAGTTCGTGGGGAAGATCAAGGGTTGGGGGAGAGAGGGTGAGAGGAACAGGAAGTGCGTGATTGAGAATGGGGCTGGTGTTGTTCTTGCAACCGTGTTTGATTCTTTTGCTAGAGTTTCGGTTCAGAATCATGTGGGTGTTTTGGAGGAGATTTTGGAGGTTTTGACATGGATGATTCCGTTTGGGGAAGAGGGGAGATTGAAATTGAGTTCAGAAGCTTCTGTGAATTGCATGGTTTGGTTTCTGGGTGGTCAAGATTTGGGGGCAAGAAAAAATGCTGCCAGGTTACTGAAGGAAGTCCCAGCTGAGATTTTGGTGGAAACTGAAGGAATTGCTGACGGTTTGATTGAGATTATTAAGGATTCTATTGGGTCTAATTCTACCAAGGCATGTTTGGCTACAATTTTCAACTTGGTTTCTCATAAAGAGGGAATTGCAGTTGCTGAGAGATTTGTGGAACTGGGTTTGGTTTCATTGCTGCTAGAAATCATTGTGGATTGTGCTGACAAAGGGACATGTGAGAAGGCACTGGGGGTGTTGGATTGTATTTGTGACTGTAAAGAAGGGAAGGATATTGCTAAAAGGAATGCTTTGACTTTGCCTCTTGTGATTAAGGTGTTGAGAGTGTCACATTTAGCTTCCAGTTTTGCTGTTTCTGTTCTTAGGAAGATTTGTGACAAGAGAGAGGAGGCGATTTTGATTGAGGCGCTTCAAGTTGGGGCTTTTCAGAAGCTCTTGGTCATGTTGCAAGTTGGTTGTGATGAGACCACAAAGGAGAATGCTACTGAATTGTTGAAGCTGTTGAATGGTTACAAAGGCAGAGCTGAGTGCATTGACTCTTCATTGGAGTTGAAGTATCTTAACAAACACTGA
- the LOC130723487 gene encoding agamous-like MADS-box protein AGL80 has product MTRKKVKLAFITNDSARKATFKKRKKGLMKKVAELSTLCGIDACAIVYSPYDPQPEVWPSPLGVQRVLAKFRRMPELEQSKKMVNQESFLRQRIQKAKEQLKKQRKDNREKEITQLMFQCLSAGKILHNINMVDLNDLAWLIDQNLKDINRRIEVLTKNAQSQAQAQMVAAAAPPVVTDIVAKIEERSPEGNHGQGLDMNIDVMQKQHWFMNLMNSGGGDEALPLGDVNHQNGFWPNPFFH; this is encoded by the coding sequence ATGACTAGAAAGAAGGTCAAACTCGCATTCATAACCAATGACTCAGCGAGGAAGGCAACATtcaagaaaaggaagaagggTCTAATGAAGAAGGTTGCTGAACTGAGCACACTTTGCGGGATTGATGCATGTGCTATAGTTTATAGTCCCTATGATCCTCAACCCGAGGTTTGGCCATCGCCATTAGGGGTCCAACGTGTGCTCGCCAAATTCAGGCGAATGCCTGAATTGGAGCAGAGCAAGAAGATGGTGAACCAAGAGAGTTTTCTGAGGCAGAGGATCCAAAAGGCCAAAGAGCAATTGAAGAAACAGAGGAAGGATAACAGAGAAAAGGAGATAACTCAGCTCATGTTTCAGTGCCTCAGTGCAGGTAAAATCTTGCACAACATAAACATGGTTGATTTGAATGATCTTGCTTGGTTGATTGACCAGAACTTGAAGGACATCAATAGAAGGATTGAAGTGTTGACCAAGAATGCTCAAAGCCAAGCCCAAGCCCAAATGGTAGCAGCTGCAGCACCACCAGTGGTGACTGATATTGTAGCCAAGATTGAAGAGAGGTCTCCTGAAGGAAATCATGGCCAGGGACTTGATATGAACATTGATGTGATGCAGAAGCAGCATTGGTTTATGAATTTGATgaatagtggtggtggtgatgaggCACTTCCTTTGGGAGATGTTAATCACCAAAATGGGTTTTGGCCAAACCCATTTTTCCACTGA